A genomic segment from Bradyrhizobium sp. ISRA430 encodes:
- a CDS encoding ABC transporter substrate-binding protein encodes MRAKNYFVGAAFALLAGGMASSAMAQAEIKIGEINSYSLLPAFTEPYRKGWQLAVEEINASGGINGKKLVVISKDDGGKPADAQTAANELVSSEGVAMLAGTFLSNIGLAVSDFANQKKVFFLAAEPLTDAVTWSKGNKYTFRLRPSNYMQAAMLVEAASKLPAKRWATIAPNYEYGQSAVAVFKKLMSEKRPDIQWVDEQWPPQGKIDAGPVVQAVAQANPEAILNVTFGADLVKLVREGNTRGLFKGREVVSFLTGEPEYLDPLKDETPEGWIVTGYPWYSIKTPEHDAFLKAYQAKYNDYPRLGSIVGYQTIKSAAAILAKAGSTDPEKLIAAAEGLSLGSPFGEITFRKIDHQSTLGAYVGKTSVKDGKGIMVDSSYKKGADYLPSDAEVEKLRPKD; translated from the coding sequence ATGCGAGCTAAGAATTATTTCGTTGGCGCTGCGTTCGCGCTGCTGGCCGGCGGCATGGCCAGTTCGGCGATGGCGCAGGCTGAGATCAAGATCGGCGAGATCAACAGCTATTCGTTGCTGCCAGCCTTCACCGAACCTTACCGCAAGGGCTGGCAGCTCGCGGTCGAAGAGATCAATGCGAGCGGCGGCATCAACGGTAAGAAGCTCGTCGTCATCTCCAAGGACGACGGCGGCAAGCCGGCGGACGCGCAGACCGCGGCCAACGAGCTCGTGTCGAGCGAGGGCGTTGCGATGCTTGCCGGCACATTCCTGTCCAACATCGGCCTTGCGGTCAGCGACTTCGCCAACCAGAAGAAAGTGTTTTTCCTCGCGGCCGAGCCGCTGACGGACGCCGTCACCTGGTCGAAGGGCAACAAGTACACTTTCCGTCTGCGTCCCTCCAACTACATGCAGGCGGCGATGCTGGTGGAAGCAGCCAGCAAGCTGCCGGCAAAGCGCTGGGCGACGATCGCGCCGAACTATGAGTACGGCCAGTCCGCAGTCGCGGTGTTCAAGAAGCTGATGTCGGAGAAGCGCCCGGACATCCAGTGGGTCGACGAGCAGTGGCCGCCGCAGGGCAAGATCGACGCGGGCCCGGTGGTGCAGGCGGTGGCCCAAGCTAATCCGGAGGCGATCCTCAACGTCACCTTCGGCGCCGATCTCGTCAAACTCGTGCGCGAGGGCAACACGCGAGGCCTGTTCAAGGGACGCGAAGTCGTCTCCTTCCTGACCGGCGAGCCCGAATATCTCGATCCGCTCAAGGACGAGACGCCGGAGGGGTGGATCGTCACCGGCTATCCCTGGTACTCGATCAAGACGCCCGAGCATGATGCGTTCCTGAAGGCGTACCAGGCCAAGTACAACGACTATCCGCGGCTCGGCTCGATCGTCGGCTACCAGACCATCAAGTCGGCGGCGGCGATCCTTGCGAAGGCAGGCTCGACCGATCCGGAGAAGCTGATCGCCGCGGCCGAAGGCCTGTCGCTCGGCTCGCCCTTCGGCGAGATCACCTTCCGCAAGATCGACCACCAGTCGACGCTGGGCGCCTATGTCGGCAAGACCTCGGTCAAGGACGGCAAAGGCATCATGGTGGACTCGTCCTACAAGAAGGGTGCGGACTACCTGCCGAGCGATGCCGAAGTCGAGAAGCTGCGGCCGAAGGATTGA
- a CDS encoding amidohydrolase family protein — translation MAHDAPQAAGPSKLVIRNIGLILSGALEKPILDGDTIVAENGKITAIGRFKDVNTEGATTIVDANGTTVAPGLIDSHVHPVAGDWTPRQNQTNWIDSYLHGGVTTMISAGEVHMPGRPRDVVGLKAMAVFAQRAFWTLRPGGVKVHAGAPVIECEMVEEDFKEMAAAGVKLLGEVGLGGVKDGPTARKMVGWARKYGIQSTIHTGGPSIPGSGLIDKDVVLEADTDVVGHVNGGHTALPDDQIRCICEGCKRGLELVHNGNERSALFTLRTAREMGDLHRVILGTDAPAGSGVQPLGILRMVSMLSSLGELPAEIAFCLATGNTARMRALDCGLIEVGRSADFVIMDKAQHSPGKNILESVQLGDLPGIGMTIIDGIVRTQRSRNTPPAGKVPEVVAK, via the coding sequence ATGGCGCATGACGCACCCCAGGCCGCCGGACCGTCGAAGCTCGTGATCCGCAATATCGGCCTGATCCTGTCCGGCGCCCTGGAAAAGCCGATCCTGGATGGCGACACCATCGTCGCCGAGAACGGCAAGATCACCGCGATCGGCCGCTTCAAGGACGTCAACACCGAAGGCGCGACCACCATCGTCGACGCCAACGGCACCACGGTGGCGCCGGGCCTGATCGACAGCCACGTCCATCCCGTCGCCGGCGACTGGACGCCGCGTCAGAACCAGACCAACTGGATCGACAGCTATCTTCATGGCGGCGTCACCACCATGATCTCCGCCGGCGAAGTGCACATGCCCGGCCGCCCCCGCGACGTCGTCGGCCTGAAGGCCATGGCGGTGTTCGCGCAGCGCGCGTTCTGGACGCTGCGGCCCGGCGGCGTGAAGGTTCACGCCGGCGCCCCCGTGATCGAATGCGAGATGGTCGAAGAAGATTTCAAGGAGATGGCCGCCGCCGGCGTGAAACTGCTCGGCGAAGTCGGCCTCGGCGGCGTGAAAGACGGCCCAACCGCGCGGAAAATGGTCGGCTGGGCGCGCAAATACGGCATCCAGAGCACGATCCACACCGGCGGCCCCTCAATCCCCGGCTCCGGACTGATCGACAAGGATGTGGTGCTGGAGGCCGACACCGATGTGGTCGGCCACGTCAACGGCGGCCACACCGCCCTGCCCGATGACCAGATCCGCTGTATCTGCGAGGGCTGCAAGCGCGGGCTCGAGCTCGTGCACAACGGCAACGAGCGCTCGGCGTTGTTCACGCTGCGCACCGCGCGCGAGATGGGCGACCTGCATCGCGTCATCCTCGGCACCGATGCACCCGCCGGCTCCGGCGTGCAGCCGCTCGGCATTTTGCGCATGGTCTCGATGCTATCCTCGCTCGGCGAGTTGCCGGCCGAAATCGCGTTCTGCCTTGCCACCGGCAACACCGCACGGATGCGCGCGCTCGATTGCGGCCTGATCGAGGTCGGCCGCTCCGCCGACTTCGTCATCATGGACAAGGCGCAGCACTCGCCCGGCAAGAACATTCTGGAGAGCGTCCAGCTCGGCGACCTTCCCGGCATCGGCATGACCATCATCGACGGCATCGTCCGGACGCAGCGCAGCCGCAATACGCCGCCGGCGGGCAAGGTGCCGGAGGTGGTGGCGAAGTAA
- a CDS encoding ABC transporter ATP-binding protein translates to MKLTVQDLNSHYGPAHILFDIGFEVGEGEVVALLGRNGAGKSTTFRSIVGLVAQRSGRIMFEGKDVTALPTHEIVRGGLGYVPEERRIFTDLTVEENLEVGRQPKRTNAPYWTREKLFALFPNLSEMRNRPGGRMSGGEQQMLTIARTLMGNPSLVLLDEPSEGLSPKIVEQMVDAILTMKKEGVSIVVSEQNLHFARLISDRAYIIERGRICFGGTMAELDARPDIRDAHLSL, encoded by the coding sequence ATGAAGCTCACGGTGCAGGACCTCAACAGCCACTATGGCCCGGCGCACATCCTGTTCGACATCGGCTTCGAGGTCGGCGAGGGCGAGGTGGTGGCGCTGCTCGGCCGCAATGGTGCCGGCAAGTCGACGACGTTCCGCTCGATCGTCGGCCTCGTGGCGCAGCGCTCGGGCCGCATCATGTTCGAGGGCAAGGACGTCACGGCGCTGCCGACGCATGAGATCGTGCGCGGCGGCCTCGGCTATGTGCCGGAAGAGCGGCGCATCTTCACCGACCTGACGGTCGAGGAGAATCTCGAGGTCGGCCGCCAGCCGAAGCGGACGAACGCGCCATACTGGACGCGCGAGAAGCTGTTCGCGCTGTTCCCGAACCTGAGCGAGATGCGCAATCGTCCGGGCGGCCGCATGAGCGGCGGCGAGCAGCAGATGCTGACGATCGCGCGCACGCTGATGGGCAATCCGTCGCTGGTGCTGCTGGACGAGCCCTCGGAAGGCCTGTCACCCAAGATCGTCGAGCAGATGGTCGATGCGATCCTGACCATGAAGAAGGAGGGCGTCAGCATCGTCGTCTCCGAGCAGAATTTGCACTTTGCGCGGCTGATCTCCGATCGTGCCTACATCATCGAGCGCGGCCGCATCTGCTTTGGCGGCACGATGGCCGAGCTCGACGCGCGTCCGGATATCCGCGACGCGCATCTGTCGTTGTGA
- a CDS encoding DUF763 domain-containing protein: MTRRTGSADLPLHSGRVPPWLATRMASLGAIVTQAIVHHYGRDAFLQRLSHPFWFQSFGAVMGMDWHSSGITTSVIGALKRGLGPLQDELGVYVCGGRGQHSRRTPDELLQLGERVGFDGVKLTRASRLVAKVDSAAVQDGFDLYLHGFFVTADGKWTVVQQGMNGDKRQARRYHWHSEALKSFVDTPHSAIDGPEQGEIVNLTDHRAEPSRAAQLELLTDLGPDRVVSEFERINGTEPAQALLPHLIMPSHHDVRPKDVFARRLHGTLAAAAERGPIDFPELLLTPGVGARTVRSLAMVAEVVHGAPYRFRDPARFSLAHGGKDRHPYPVPIKVYDETIRVLKGAIQNARLGREEEMQAIKRLDDQARRLERTARGPSVESFIGGERAASPDLDGRSVFGWERDLVSTKKRTG, from the coding sequence ATGACTCGACGTACCGGCAGCGCCGATCTTCCCTTGCACAGTGGACGGGTTCCGCCGTGGCTTGCGACCCGCATGGCGTCGCTCGGCGCGATCGTCACGCAGGCGATCGTGCACCATTACGGGCGCGACGCGTTCCTGCAAAGGCTCTCGCACCCGTTCTGGTTCCAGTCGTTCGGCGCGGTGATGGGGATGGACTGGCACTCCTCCGGCATCACCACCTCCGTGATCGGGGCGCTGAAGCGCGGGCTCGGTCCGCTCCAGGACGAGCTCGGCGTCTATGTCTGCGGCGGCCGCGGACAGCATTCGCGCAGGACACCGGACGAGCTGTTGCAGCTCGGCGAGCGCGTCGGCTTCGATGGCGTGAAACTGACCCGCGCCAGCCGTCTGGTGGCGAAAGTCGACAGCGCCGCGGTCCAGGACGGTTTCGACCTTTATCTTCACGGCTTCTTCGTCACCGCCGACGGCAAATGGACGGTGGTGCAGCAAGGCATGAACGGCGACAAGCGCCAGGCCCGGCGCTATCACTGGCATTCGGAAGCGCTGAAGAGCTTTGTCGATACCCCGCACAGCGCGATCGACGGACCCGAGCAGGGCGAGATCGTCAATCTCACCGACCATCGCGCCGAACCCTCGCGCGCCGCCCAGCTCGAGCTGCTGACGGATCTCGGCCCCGACCGCGTCGTTTCGGAGTTCGAGCGGATCAACGGGACCGAACCGGCGCAGGCCCTGCTGCCGCATCTGATCATGCCCTCGCATCACGATGTCCGGCCAAAGGACGTGTTCGCACGGCGCCTGCACGGCACGCTCGCAGCAGCAGCCGAGCGCGGCCCGATCGATTTCCCCGAGCTGTTGCTGACGCCCGGCGTCGGCGCGCGCACCGTACGCTCGCTCGCGATGGTCGCCGAGGTCGTGCACGGCGCGCCCTACCGCTTCAGGGACCCCGCGCGCTTTTCGCTCGCCCATGGCGGCAAGGATCGCCACCCCTACCCCGTCCCGATCAAGGTTTATGACGAAACCATCCGCGTGCTGAAAGGCGCAATCCAGAACGCGAGGCTCGGGCGTGAGGAGGAGATGCAGGCGATCAAGCGCCTCGACGATCAGGCGCGACGGCTGGAGCGAACCGCGCGCGGGCCTTCGGTCGAATCTTTCATCGGGGGCGAACGCGCGGCATCTCCGGACCTCGACGGCCGATCCGTATTCGGCTGGGAGCGCGATCTCGTCTCGACAAAAAAGCGGACCGGCTAA
- a CDS encoding ABC transporter ATP-binding protein encodes MSVAPPLLAVEGLTKSYGGIHAVRGVSFSLRAGEILALIGPNGAGKSTCFDMLNGQNKPDSGYVRLNGEDTTGKKPREIWRLGVGRTFQITATFATMTVRENVQVALISHQKQLFNLWGSAPRFDRDEAGRLLELVGMSGYADRPCGELAYGDLKRLELAVALANQPRLLLMDEPTAGMAPRERVDLMRLTANIAREKSIGVLFTEHDMDVVFEHADRIIVLNRGTLIAEGSPAEVRGNPQVQAVYLGEGLVYDARHREGAAT; translated from the coding sequence ATGAGCGTCGCACCCCCACTTCTCGCGGTCGAAGGCCTGACCAAATCCTATGGCGGCATCCACGCCGTGCGCGGCGTCTCGTTCTCGCTGCGTGCCGGCGAAATTCTGGCGCTGATCGGGCCGAACGGCGCCGGCAAGAGCACCTGCTTCGACATGCTCAACGGCCAGAACAAGCCGGACTCAGGGTACGTCCGCCTCAACGGCGAGGACACCACCGGAAAGAAGCCGCGCGAGATCTGGCGGCTCGGGGTCGGGCGCACCTTCCAGATCACCGCGACCTTTGCGACCATGACCGTGCGCGAGAATGTGCAGGTCGCGCTGATCTCGCACCAAAAGCAGTTGTTCAACCTCTGGGGCTCGGCGCCGCGCTTCGATCGCGACGAGGCCGGCCGACTACTGGAGCTGGTCGGCATGAGCGGCTATGCGGACCGGCCCTGCGGCGAGCTCGCCTATGGCGATCTCAAGCGGCTCGAGCTTGCGGTGGCGCTCGCCAACCAACCGAGACTTCTGCTCATGGATGAGCCGACCGCCGGCATGGCGCCGCGCGAGCGGGTCGACCTGATGCGGCTCACGGCCAATATCGCGCGGGAGAAGTCGATCGGCGTGCTCTTCACAGAGCATGACATGGACGTGGTGTTCGAGCATGCCGACCGCATCATCGTGCTGAACCGCGGCACGCTGATCGCCGAGGGTTCGCCGGCCGAAGTGCGCGGCAATCCGCAGGTGCAGGCGGTCTATCTCGGCGAGGGCCTCGTCTACGATGCCCGCCACCGCGAGGGAGCCGCGACATGA
- a CDS encoding cytochrome P450 — protein MTLRLDFTSEAFFFRDPPKAIAELRALGPVVATRFPLVGDVWITTTHDATAQVLKDSTTFTLRKEDGDVAGLRWWMPRLVRTIANNMLTMDEPDHTRLRSIVDEAFRRRAIVAMEPRIRAIADGLADELFAQGSPADLVQRYARILPLSVISELLGLPPADRPRFIAWANAMSSLTNVASFFRLLFAFRKMRSYLEEQLQAARVRGGEGLIAELVQVEREGGQITPDEMVSMVFLLLAAGSETTTHLISGSAYELLKNPGLRDWLEQDWSRVGLAVEEFLRFVSPVQFSKPRYVRRDVELEGVRLKRGDRVMVMLAAANMDPAVHEHPDELDLERKPNRHISFGTGIHFCLGHQLARIEGACALEALFTRWPQLGLAVEPSQIHWRKRPGIRAIKQLPVTAESRGTPATSAASAMVDRSLARAN, from the coding sequence ATGACACTGCGCCTCGATTTCACCAGCGAGGCCTTCTTTTTTCGCGATCCGCCCAAGGCCATCGCGGAATTGCGAGCTTTGGGGCCCGTGGTCGCGACGCGATTTCCGCTCGTCGGCGACGTCTGGATCACCACGACCCATGATGCGACCGCGCAGGTGCTGAAGGACAGCACGACCTTCACGCTGCGCAAGGAGGATGGCGACGTCGCGGGTCTGCGCTGGTGGATGCCGAGACTGGTCAGGACCATCGCCAACAACATGCTGACCATGGACGAGCCGGACCACACCCGGCTGCGCAGCATCGTGGACGAGGCCTTTCGCCGCCGTGCGATCGTCGCGATGGAGCCGCGCATTCGCGCCATCGCCGATGGTCTGGCCGATGAGCTGTTCGCGCAGGGAAGCCCGGCCGATCTCGTCCAGCGCTACGCGCGCATCCTGCCGCTATCGGTTATCTCCGAACTGCTTGGCCTGCCGCCGGCCGATCGCCCGCGCTTCATTGCCTGGGCCAATGCGATGTCCTCGTTGACCAACGTGGCCAGCTTCTTTCGGCTGCTGTTCGCGTTCCGGAAGATGCGGAGCTATCTCGAAGAGCAATTGCAGGCCGCGCGCGTGCGGGGCGGCGAAGGGCTGATTGCCGAACTGGTCCAGGTCGAACGCGAGGGCGGCCAGATCACGCCGGACGAAATGGTGTCGATGGTGTTTCTGCTGCTCGCGGCCGGCTCCGAGACCACCACCCATCTCATCAGCGGCTCGGCTTACGAGCTTCTCAAAAACCCCGGCCTCCGCGATTGGCTGGAACAGGATTGGAGCCGCGTCGGGCTCGCGGTCGAAGAGTTCTTGCGCTTCGTCTCGCCGGTGCAATTCTCCAAGCCCCGCTATGTTCGGCGGGATGTCGAGCTTGAAGGCGTGCGCCTGAAGAGGGGCGACCGCGTCATGGTGATGCTCGCCGCCGCGAACATGGATCCGGCGGTGCATGAGCATCCCGACGAGCTTGATCTCGAGCGCAAGCCAAACCGTCACATCTCCTTCGGAACGGGAATCCATTTCTGCCTCGGCCATCAGCTTGCGCGCATCGAGGGGGCCTGTGCACTTGAAGCGTTGTTCACGCGCTGGCCGCAGCTTGGTCTCGCTGTCGAGCCTTCGCAAATTCATTGGCGCAAGCGCCCGGGGATTCGCGCGATCAAGCAGCTCCCCGTCACGGCAGAGTCTCGGGGAACACCTGCGACATCTGCCGCGTCGGCGATGGTCGATCGTTCCCTCGCTCGGGCGAACTGA
- a CDS encoding ferredoxin--NADP reductase, with translation MSNFNQESVLSVHHWTDTLFSFKTTRSPTFRFRNGEFTMIGLKVGEKPLLRAYSVASANYEDTLEFFSIKVPDGPLTSRLQHLKEGDEIIVSRKATGTLVIDNLEEGRNLYLVGTGTGLAPFLSVIKDPETYERFEKVVLLHGCRHVRELAYGEMITETLPNDELLGEYIRGQLIYYPTVTRDPFRNRGRITDLITSGKLFSDIGLPPLEAAHDRVMICGSPALVADTRVLLAERGFVEGNHGEPAQFVVEKAFAER, from the coding sequence ATGAGCAATTTCAATCAGGAAAGCGTTTTGAGCGTCCACCACTGGACCGACACGCTGTTCAGCTTCAAGACCACCCGCAGCCCGACCTTCCGCTTCCGCAACGGCGAGTTCACCATGATCGGGCTCAAGGTCGGCGAGAAGCCGCTGCTGCGGGCCTACAGCGTCGCCAGCGCCAATTACGAGGACACGCTGGAGTTCTTCTCGATCAAGGTGCCGGACGGCCCGCTGACCTCGCGCCTTCAGCATCTGAAGGAAGGCGACGAGATCATCGTCAGCCGCAAGGCCACCGGCACGCTGGTGATCGACAATCTGGAGGAGGGCCGCAACCTCTACCTGGTCGGCACCGGCACGGGGCTCGCGCCGTTCCTGAGCGTGATCAAGGACCCCGAGACCTACGAGCGCTTCGAGAAGGTGGTGCTGCTGCACGGCTGCCGGCACGTCAGGGAGCTCGCCTATGGCGAGATGATCACCGAGACGCTGCCGAACGACGAACTGCTGGGCGAGTACATCCGGGGCCAGCTCATCTACTATCCGACCGTGACCCGCGATCCCTTCCGCAACCGCGGCCGCATCACTGACCTCATCACCTCGGGCAAGCTGTTCAGCGATATCGGTCTGCCGCCGCTGGAAGCAGCGCACGACCGCGTCATGATCTGCGGCAGCCCGGCGCTGGTCGCGGACACCCGCGTCCTCCTGGCCGAGCGCGGTTTCGTCGAGGGCAATCACGGCGAGCCGGCCCAGTTCGTGGTCGAAAAGGCCTTCGCGGAGCGGTAG
- a CDS encoding MarR family winged helix-turn-helix transcriptional regulator — protein MARSVAAKKSVKPAKPSYVLDEQVGFILRQVWQRHSAIFARDIGTNLTPTQWAALSKLAETGPCSQNQLGRLTAMDVATIKGVIDRLSARGLTETSQDPEDGRRLVVSLTRAGQQLAEKVAPNALAITRETLAPLDAKERETLMALLNKLR, from the coding sequence ATGGCGAGAAGCGTCGCGGCCAAGAAGAGCGTCAAGCCGGCCAAACCGTCTTACGTGCTCGACGAGCAGGTCGGGTTCATCCTGCGCCAGGTCTGGCAGCGCCACAGCGCGATCTTCGCGCGTGACATCGGCACCAATCTCACGCCGACGCAATGGGCGGCGCTGTCGAAGCTCGCCGAGACCGGCCCGTGCTCGCAGAACCAGCTCGGGCGGCTCACGGCCATGGACGTCGCGACCATCAAGGGCGTGATCGATCGTCTCAGCGCGCGCGGATTGACGGAGACGAGCCAGGATCCCGAAGACGGACGGCGGCTGGTGGTCAGCCTGACGCGCGCCGGTCAGCAGCTTGCGGAGAAGGTCGCGCCGAACGCACTCGCAATCACCCGCGAGACGCTTGCTCCGCTCGATGCCAAGGAGCGCGAGACGCTGATGGCGCTACTGAACAAGCTGCGATGA
- a CDS encoding ABC transporter permease: protein MAFYVVQFLTGLASAASLFLVASGLSIIFGVTRIVNFAHGAFYMIGAYIAFTLTDRFAGAFGFWGGIVAAALAVALIGVVVEMVLLRRIYHAPELFQLLATFGLTLMVEDLVVLIWGPDDLLGRRAPGFKGAVDFFGQNIPSYDLFLIVLGPVVLGVLWLLFQRTRWGVLVRAATQDRDMVAALGVNQKWLFTSVFAVGVFLAALGGALQIPRDAVHHAMDLRIIVEVFVVVVIGGLGSIVGAFVAAVLVSELNAFGILIFPKISIILVFLVMAVVLIVRPWGLFGRPEAPARKTPGLTVNPWRPLTSNERLAALAALVVAAMLPLFAGNYALTVGSEIAIFVIFAVSLHFLMSVGGLASFGHAAYFGLGAYGIAFLAKMAGLPMIVCLLLGPLLGCLGAAVFGFFAVQLSGVYFAMLTLAFAQIVWSIAFQWVSVTGGDNGILGVWPSSWAASPSHFYWLALGVAALVTIALRIAVFSPFGYALRATRDSGLRSEAIGINAKRIQWTAFVIAGTTAGIGGALFAYLKGSVFPDNLGISLSVDALVMVLLGGVETVSGAVIGAIVYKALNIWLVSQTDLSKLVLGAFIVLIVVVFPKGIVGMLEMLAQRRRNASPPGSALLAKPIESAE from the coding sequence ATGGCCTTTTATGTCGTACAGTTTCTGACCGGTCTCGCCAGCGCAGCGTCGCTGTTCCTGGTGGCCTCGGGCCTGTCGATCATCTTCGGCGTGACGCGGATCGTGAATTTCGCGCATGGCGCCTTCTATATGATCGGCGCCTACATCGCCTTTACGCTGACGGATCGCTTCGCCGGGGCGTTCGGCTTCTGGGGCGGCATCGTCGCGGCGGCGCTGGCGGTGGCGCTGATCGGCGTCGTCGTGGAGATGGTGCTGCTCCGGCGCATCTATCATGCACCCGAACTGTTCCAGCTTCTCGCGACGTTCGGCCTGACGCTGATGGTCGAGGACCTCGTGGTCCTGATCTGGGGCCCCGACGATCTGCTCGGCCGGCGCGCGCCGGGCTTCAAGGGCGCGGTCGATTTCTTCGGCCAGAACATCCCGAGCTACGACCTGTTCCTGATCGTGCTCGGCCCGGTCGTGCTTGGCGTTCTCTGGCTCCTGTTCCAGCGCACGCGCTGGGGCGTGCTGGTGCGCGCCGCGACGCAGGACCGCGACATGGTCGCGGCCCTCGGCGTCAATCAGAAATGGCTGTTCACCAGTGTGTTTGCAGTCGGTGTGTTCCTGGCCGCGCTCGGCGGCGCGCTCCAGATCCCGCGTGATGCCGTCCATCACGCGATGGATTTGCGCATCATCGTCGAGGTGTTCGTGGTGGTCGTGATCGGCGGCCTCGGCAGCATCGTCGGCGCCTTCGTCGCGGCGGTGCTGGTCTCCGAGCTCAACGCGTTCGGCATCCTGATCTTCCCGAAGATCTCGATCATCCTGGTCTTCCTGGTGATGGCGGTGGTGCTGATCGTGCGGCCCTGGGGGTTGTTCGGCAGGCCCGAGGCGCCGGCGCGCAAGACGCCCGGTCTCACCGTCAACCCTTGGCGGCCGCTGACGTCGAATGAGCGGCTGGCTGCGCTTGCCGCGCTCGTCGTCGCGGCGATGCTGCCGCTGTTTGCCGGCAACTACGCGCTGACCGTCGGCTCCGAGATCGCGATCTTCGTGATCTTTGCCGTGAGCCTGCATTTCCTGATGTCGGTCGGCGGTCTCGCGTCCTTCGGCCACGCGGCGTATTTCGGCCTCGGGGCCTACGGCATTGCCTTCCTCGCCAAGATGGCGGGGCTGCCGATGATCGTGTGTCTTCTGCTCGGACCGCTGCTCGGCTGCTTGGGTGCTGCCGTGTTCGGCTTCTTCGCGGTACAGCTCTCAGGCGTCTATTTCGCCATGCTGACGCTCGCCTTCGCGCAGATCGTCTGGTCGATTGCGTTCCAGTGGGTCAGCGTGACCGGCGGCGACAACGGCATTTTGGGCGTCTGGCCTTCGAGCTGGGCCGCGAGTCCCTCGCACTTCTACTGGCTGGCGCTCGGCGTCGCGGCACTTGTGACGATCGCCCTGCGGATCGCGGTGTTCTCGCCATTCGGCTACGCGCTCCGGGCCACGCGCGACTCAGGCCTGCGCAGCGAGGCGATCGGCATCAACGCCAAGCGCATCCAGTGGACCGCGTTCGTGATCGCGGGGACGACGGCCGGCATCGGCGGCGCGCTGTTCGCCTATCTCAAGGGCAGCGTCTTCCCAGACAATCTCGGCATATCGCTTTCGGTCGATGCACTGGTCATGGTGCTGCTCGGCGGCGTCGAAACGGTGTCGGGCGCGGTGATCGGCGCCATCGTCTACAAGGCGCTCAACATCTGGCTGGTCAGCCAGACCGATCTGTCGAAGCTGGTGCTCGGCGCGTTCATCGTTCTGATCGTGGTCGTCTTCCCCAAGGGCATCGTCGGGATGCTGGAGATGCTCGCGCAGCGGCGCAGGAACGCGTCGCCGCCGGGATCAGCCCTGCTTGCCAAGCCGATCGAGTCCGCCGAATGA
- a CDS encoding mechanosensitive ion channel domain-containing protein, protein MNRQALMADIEEMLGGVPSWVIGLGLIAGAVVLALSAYRLAVWLLNRAFGVRFPLVRMFVERTAGPARMALCLAAVALVLPLAPLNESIRTPLTRLFVVAFIALIGWISTRVVDMSAARYLQNFRDVTENFIARKHVTQVRVFKRVTDTIIVIITVSTALTTFDSVRQYGVSLFASAGAAGIIVGLAARPLLSNLIAGVQIAITQPIRIEDAVIIENEWGWIEDIASTYVVIRLWDWRRMVVPLSYFIERPFQNWTRDTASLIGVIALHVDYRADVPRIRRWLEDAVKQSKLWDGSVVNLQVIDADSRTIELRALVSARNAPQSWDLRCEIRERLIAFIRDEMPEALPRERAILIPSGDDDTELWRRAVSKKNKRVGAHN, encoded by the coding sequence ATGAATCGGCAGGCTTTGATGGCTGACATCGAGGAGATGCTTGGCGGGGTGCCCTCTTGGGTCATCGGACTCGGCTTGATCGCCGGTGCGGTCGTGCTGGCCTTGTCTGCCTATCGGCTCGCGGTCTGGCTGCTCAATCGCGCGTTCGGGGTGCGTTTCCCTCTCGTGCGCATGTTCGTCGAGCGCACGGCGGGGCCGGCTCGCATGGCACTGTGTCTCGCTGCGGTCGCACTGGTCCTGCCGCTCGCGCCGCTCAACGAGTCGATCCGGACGCCGCTGACGCGCCTGTTCGTGGTGGCTTTCATCGCCCTGATCGGTTGGATATCGACCCGGGTCGTCGACATGAGCGCGGCACGCTATCTCCAGAATTTCCGCGACGTCACGGAAAACTTCATCGCCCGCAAGCACGTTACACAAGTCCGCGTGTTCAAGCGGGTGACCGATACGATTATTGTCATCATCACGGTCTCCACTGCGCTGACCACGTTCGACTCGGTAAGACAGTACGGGGTCAGCCTGTTCGCCTCCGCCGGTGCCGCCGGCATCATCGTCGGTCTTGCCGCCAGGCCCCTGCTCAGCAATTTGATCGCCGGCGTACAGATCGCGATCACCCAGCCGATCCGGATCGAGGACGCAGTAATCATCGAGAATGAGTGGGGCTGGATCGAGGACATCGCCTCGACCTATGTCGTGATCCGGCTGTGGGACTGGCGCCGCATGGTGGTGCCGCTGTCGTATTTCATCGAAAGGCCGTTTCAGAACTGGACGCGCGATACCGCATCGCTGATCGGCGTGATCGCGCTTCATGTCGACTACCGGGCCGACGTGCCGCGCATCCGGCGCTGGCTGGAAGATGCGGTGAAGCAGTCCAAACTCTGGGATGGCTCGGTGGTCAATCTCCAGGTGATCGACGCGGACTCACGCACCATCGAGCTTCGGGCGCTGGTCAGCGCCAGGAACGCGCCACAGTCCTGGGACCTGCGCTGCGAGATCAGAGAGAGGCTCATCGCCTTCATTCGCGACGAGATGCCGGAAGCCCTGCCGCGCGAGCGTGCGATCCTGATCCCGTCAGGCGACGACGACACCGAACTCTGGCGGCGCGCCGTTTCCAAGAAGAACAAGCGGGTCGGCGCCCACAATTAA